The Mustela erminea isolate mMusErm1 chromosome 6, mMusErm1.Pri, whole genome shotgun sequence genome includes a region encoding these proteins:
- the DTX3 gene encoding probable E3 ubiquitin-protein ligase DTX3 isoform X4: protein MSFVLSRMAACGGTCKNKVTVSKPVWDFLSKETPARLARLREEHRVSILIDGETSDIYVLQLSPQGPPPAPPNGLYLARKALKGLLKEAEKELKKAQRQGELMGCLALGGGGEHPELHRPGPPPPPLRAAPLLPPGARGLPPPPPPLPPPLPPRLREEAEEQESTCPICLGEIQNAKTLEKCRHSFCEGCITRALQVKKACPMCGRFYGQLVGNQPQNGRMLVSKDATLLLPSYEKYGTIVIQYVFPPGVQGAEHPNPGVRYPGTTRVAYLPDCPEGNKVLTLFRKAFDQRLTFTIGTSMTTGRPNVITWNDIHHKTSCTGGPQLFGYPDPTYLTRVQEELRAKGITDD from the exons A TGTCGTTCGTCCTGTCCAGAATGGCAGCCTGTGGAGGCACCTGCAAGAACAAAGTGACCGTCTCCAAGCCTGTGTGGGACTTCCTGAGCAAGGAGACCCCAGCCCGGCTGGCCCGGCTTCGGGAGGAGCACCGTGTGTCAATCCTCATAGATGGCGAGACCTCTGACATCTATGTCCTCCAGCTTTCCCCGCAGGGCCCTCCTCCGGCCCCTCCCAATGGGCTCTACCTGGCCCGGAAGGCTCTCAAGGGGCTGCTAAAAGAGGCTGAGAAAGAGCTGAAGAAAGCTCAGAGGCAGGGCGAGCTTATGGGCTGCCTGGctttggggggtggtggggagcaccCTGAGTTGCATCGCCCAGggcccccccctccccctctgcgaGCAGCCCCCCTTCTGCCCCCTGGGGCTCGGgggcttcctccccctcctcctcccctcccccctccccttcctccccgtcTTCGGGAGGAGGCTGAAGAACAGGAGAGCACCTGTCCCATCTGTCTGGGGGAGATCCAGAATGCCAAGACATTGGAGAAGTGCCGGCACTCATTCTGTGAGGGCTGCATCACCCGGGCCCTGCAGGTGAAAAAGGCCTGTCCCATGTGTGGCCGCTTCTATGGGCAGCTGGTGGGAAACCAGCCGCAGAATGGGCGGATGCTGGTCTCTAAGGACGCCACACTCCTACTGCCCAGCTATGAGAAGTACGGCACCATCGTCATCCAGTACGTCTTCCCGCCCGGTGTCCAGGGG gctgAACACCCAAACCCAGGAGTTCGGTATCCTGGCACCACAAGGGTGGCCTACCTCCCGGACTGCCCTGAGGGCAACAAGGTGCTGACCCTGTTCCGCAAAGCATTTGACCAGCGTCTCACCTTCACTATCGGCACGTCCATGACCACAGGGAGACCGAATGTCATCACCTGGAACGACATCCACCACAAGACCAGCTGCACAGGGGGACCCCAGCT GTTTGGGTACCCGGACCCCACCTACCTGACCCGGGTGCAAGAAGAGCTGAGAGCCAAGGGTATCACAGATGACTGA
- the DTX3 gene encoding probable E3 ubiquitin-protein ligase DTX3 isoform X1 — translation MPILSSSGSKMAACGGTCKNKVTVSKPVWDFLSKETPARLARLREEHRVSILIDGETSDIYVLQLSPQGPPPAPPNGLYLARKALKGLLKEAEKELKKAQRQGELMGCLALGGGGEHPELHRPGPPPPPLRAAPLLPPGARGLPPPPPPLPPPLPPRLREEAEEQESTCPICLGEIQNAKTLEKCRHSFCEGCITRALQVKKACPMCGRFYGQLVGNQPQNGRMLVSKDATLLLPSYEKYGTIVIQYVFPPGVQGAEHPNPGVRYPGTTRVAYLPDCPEGNKVLTLFRKAFDQRLTFTIGTSMTTGRPNVITWNDIHHKTSCTGGPQLCDPPSFPFPWPLPFSPFPIFPSLCGNFLTAEDHPQTIQPPLPSQFLYIQPGPVCPA, via the exons ATGCCAATTCTAAGCTCTTCAGGATCAAA AATGGCAGCCTGTGGAGGCACCTGCAAGAACAAAGTGACCGTCTCCAAGCCTGTGTGGGACTTCCTGAGCAAGGAGACCCCAGCCCGGCTGGCCCGGCTTCGGGAGGAGCACCGTGTGTCAATCCTCATAGATGGCGAGACCTCTGACATCTATGTCCTCCAGCTTTCCCCGCAGGGCCCTCCTCCGGCCCCTCCCAATGGGCTCTACCTGGCCCGGAAGGCTCTCAAGGGGCTGCTAAAAGAGGCTGAGAAAGAGCTGAAGAAAGCTCAGAGGCAGGGCGAGCTTATGGGCTGCCTGGctttggggggtggtggggagcaccCTGAGTTGCATCGCCCAGggcccccccctccccctctgcgaGCAGCCCCCCTTCTGCCCCCTGGGGCTCGGgggcttcctccccctcctcctcccctcccccctccccttcctccccgtcTTCGGGAGGAGGCTGAAGAACAGGAGAGCACCTGTCCCATCTGTCTGGGGGAGATCCAGAATGCCAAGACATTGGAGAAGTGCCGGCACTCATTCTGTGAGGGCTGCATCACCCGGGCCCTGCAGGTGAAAAAGGCCTGTCCCATGTGTGGCCGCTTCTATGGGCAGCTGGTGGGAAACCAGCCGCAGAATGGGCGGATGCTGGTCTCTAAGGACGCCACACTCCTACTGCCCAGCTATGAGAAGTACGGCACCATCGTCATCCAGTACGTCTTCCCGCCCGGTGTCCAGGGG gctgAACACCCAAACCCAGGAGTTCGGTATCCTGGCACCACAAGGGTGGCCTACCTCCCGGACTGCCCTGAGGGCAACAAGGTGCTGACCCTGTTCCGCAAAGCATTTGACCAGCGTCTCACCTTCACTATCGGCACGTCCATGACCACAGGGAGACCGAATGTCATCACCTGGAACGACATCCACCACAAGACCAGCTGCACAGGGGGACCCCAGCTGTGCGACcctccttcatttcctttcccttggcccctccccttctctccatttccaatattcccctctctctgtgggAACTTCCTCACTGCAGAGGACCACCCCCAAACTATTCAACCGCCTCTTCCATCCCAGTTTCTCTACATTCAGCCTGGTCCAGTATGCCCAGCTTAA
- the DTX3 gene encoding probable E3 ubiquitin-protein ligase DTX3 isoform X2, which yields MSFVLSRMAACGGTCKNKVTVSKPVWDFLSKETPARLARLREEHRVSILIDGETSDIYVLQLSPQGPPPAPPNGLYLARKALKGLLKEAEKELKKAQRQGELMGCLALGGGGEHPELHRPGPPPPPLRAAPLLPPGARGLPPPPPPLPPPLPPRLREEAEEQESTCPICLGEIQNAKTLEKCRHSFCEGCITRALQVKKACPMCGRFYGQLVGNQPQNGRMLVSKDATLLLPSYEKYGTIVIQYVFPPGVQGAEHPNPGVRYPGTTRVAYLPDCPEGNKVLTLFRKAFDQRLTFTIGTSMTTGRPNVITWNDIHHKTSCTGGPQLCDPPSFPFPWPLPFSPFPIFPSLCGNFLTAEDHPQTIQPPLPSQFLYIQPGPVCPA from the exons A TGTCGTTCGTCCTGTCCAGAATGGCAGCCTGTGGAGGCACCTGCAAGAACAAAGTGACCGTCTCCAAGCCTGTGTGGGACTTCCTGAGCAAGGAGACCCCAGCCCGGCTGGCCCGGCTTCGGGAGGAGCACCGTGTGTCAATCCTCATAGATGGCGAGACCTCTGACATCTATGTCCTCCAGCTTTCCCCGCAGGGCCCTCCTCCGGCCCCTCCCAATGGGCTCTACCTGGCCCGGAAGGCTCTCAAGGGGCTGCTAAAAGAGGCTGAGAAAGAGCTGAAGAAAGCTCAGAGGCAGGGCGAGCTTATGGGCTGCCTGGctttggggggtggtggggagcaccCTGAGTTGCATCGCCCAGggcccccccctccccctctgcgaGCAGCCCCCCTTCTGCCCCCTGGGGCTCGGgggcttcctccccctcctcctcccctcccccctccccttcctccccgtcTTCGGGAGGAGGCTGAAGAACAGGAGAGCACCTGTCCCATCTGTCTGGGGGAGATCCAGAATGCCAAGACATTGGAGAAGTGCCGGCACTCATTCTGTGAGGGCTGCATCACCCGGGCCCTGCAGGTGAAAAAGGCCTGTCCCATGTGTGGCCGCTTCTATGGGCAGCTGGTGGGAAACCAGCCGCAGAATGGGCGGATGCTGGTCTCTAAGGACGCCACACTCCTACTGCCCAGCTATGAGAAGTACGGCACCATCGTCATCCAGTACGTCTTCCCGCCCGGTGTCCAGGGG gctgAACACCCAAACCCAGGAGTTCGGTATCCTGGCACCACAAGGGTGGCCTACCTCCCGGACTGCCCTGAGGGCAACAAGGTGCTGACCCTGTTCCGCAAAGCATTTGACCAGCGTCTCACCTTCACTATCGGCACGTCCATGACCACAGGGAGACCGAATGTCATCACCTGGAACGACATCCACCACAAGACCAGCTGCACAGGGGGACCCCAGCTGTGCGACcctccttcatttcctttcccttggcccctccccttctctccatttccaatattcccctctctctgtgggAACTTCCTCACTGCAGAGGACCACCCCCAAACTATTCAACCGCCTCTTCCATCCCAGTTTCTCTACATTCAGCCTGGTCCAGTATGCCCAGCTTAA
- the DTX3 gene encoding probable E3 ubiquitin-protein ligase DTX3 isoform X3 yields MPILSSSGSKMAACGGTCKNKVTVSKPVWDFLSKETPARLARLREEHRVSILIDGETSDIYVLQLSPQGPPPAPPNGLYLARKALKGLLKEAEKELKKAQRQGELMGCLALGGGGEHPELHRPGPPPPPLRAAPLLPPGARGLPPPPPPLPPPLPPRLREEAEEQESTCPICLGEIQNAKTLEKCRHSFCEGCITRALQVKKACPMCGRFYGQLVGNQPQNGRMLVSKDATLLLPSYEKYGTIVIQYVFPPGVQGAEHPNPGVRYPGTTRVAYLPDCPEGNKVLTLFRKAFDQRLTFTIGTSMTTGRPNVITWNDIHHKTSCTGGPQLFGYPDPTYLTRVQEELRAKGITDD; encoded by the exons ATGCCAATTCTAAGCTCTTCAGGATCAAA AATGGCAGCCTGTGGAGGCACCTGCAAGAACAAAGTGACCGTCTCCAAGCCTGTGTGGGACTTCCTGAGCAAGGAGACCCCAGCCCGGCTGGCCCGGCTTCGGGAGGAGCACCGTGTGTCAATCCTCATAGATGGCGAGACCTCTGACATCTATGTCCTCCAGCTTTCCCCGCAGGGCCCTCCTCCGGCCCCTCCCAATGGGCTCTACCTGGCCCGGAAGGCTCTCAAGGGGCTGCTAAAAGAGGCTGAGAAAGAGCTGAAGAAAGCTCAGAGGCAGGGCGAGCTTATGGGCTGCCTGGctttggggggtggtggggagcaccCTGAGTTGCATCGCCCAGggcccccccctccccctctgcgaGCAGCCCCCCTTCTGCCCCCTGGGGCTCGGgggcttcctccccctcctcctcccctcccccctccccttcctccccgtcTTCGGGAGGAGGCTGAAGAACAGGAGAGCACCTGTCCCATCTGTCTGGGGGAGATCCAGAATGCCAAGACATTGGAGAAGTGCCGGCACTCATTCTGTGAGGGCTGCATCACCCGGGCCCTGCAGGTGAAAAAGGCCTGTCCCATGTGTGGCCGCTTCTATGGGCAGCTGGTGGGAAACCAGCCGCAGAATGGGCGGATGCTGGTCTCTAAGGACGCCACACTCCTACTGCCCAGCTATGAGAAGTACGGCACCATCGTCATCCAGTACGTCTTCCCGCCCGGTGTCCAGGGG gctgAACACCCAAACCCAGGAGTTCGGTATCCTGGCACCACAAGGGTGGCCTACCTCCCGGACTGCCCTGAGGGCAACAAGGTGCTGACCCTGTTCCGCAAAGCATTTGACCAGCGTCTCACCTTCACTATCGGCACGTCCATGACCACAGGGAGACCGAATGTCATCACCTGGAACGACATCCACCACAAGACCAGCTGCACAGGGGGACCCCAGCT GTTTGGGTACCCGGACCCCACCTACCTGACCCGGGTGCAAGAAGAGCTGAGAGCCAAGGGTATCACAGATGACTGA